The following nucleotide sequence is from Pochonia chlamydosporia 170 chromosome 4, whole genome shotgun sequence.
CAGCATCCTCACCCTGGTTGTGTTCAACATAGCATGTGCGCAGAACATCCTGAGGAGGGAAGCCCTCaagcttgccattggcaatAGATCGCATGAGTGTAGACTTTCCGGCACCGTTGCGACCACACAAGCCGTAGCGGTGGCCCTTGAGCAAGCGCAAGTTGGTATGCGACAAGAGCAGCATGCCACCATAGGCCAGAGAGAAGTCGGCATTCACAATCTCAACCTCtccatcatcctccttctcGGGAACACCGTACCGGCGGTGGTCTTCGTCAACATAATGCTGCTGAATGGCATCAGCAACCTTCTGAGCAGCCGCGGGGTCCTGCAAAAGAGGCTGCACATAAGGAGCGATGCGAGCAGCGATACGCTTGACGAATCGATAGTTAACATCAGTGGCAACCATGTCGCAGATATAAGGTCGAACCAGCTTGTAGATATCCTGCTGAGTAGAAAGACCACCATTCTTCTTGATCTGCTCGTCCACTAGCTTCGCGACATCGTCAAGGGTAGTACGAGCAATGACTTCCTTGTCATTGGCCATGGCCTTctccatgatggcaagaGCGCGCTCAGCAATTTCACGGACCTCGGGTAGCGAGGCGCGATCAGCGACAGCCTTGATACCAGGCGACAGCTTAGGCAGGAATGTTCTGGCTTCGATAGGATCGTGAACAAGCTTGGTCAAGTTCTCGGTGATGACGCACGTCTGTCGCAAAACTTCCTGCGCAGTGTTGGGCGAGTTGAGCGATCGCTCGAGGAAAGGCGTCAGGAGTGCCAAAACAGGCGAAGTGACAATAGCCACAAAGGTGGTCTGGGACAAGGCATGGATAGCCTTTTGCGTAGCCTGAGCCGAAGGATGCTGCATGGTTTCAACGAGGAGCGGAATTCGAGGCGCAACATCGTCGTTGGACAGCAGAGTCGTGAGTGAGTTCATGGTCTGGACAGCCTGCTTCTCGACCTCAGCCTTCAAGTCGTGCATGCCGCCCTCGACAATGGGAATCAAGCCAGCGAGCTTAGATCCCATGGCCTCGCGAAGgacatccttctcctcggcctcctcctTGCTAGCTCCAATagccaacttggccttgtcggCCATCTTCTGGAGCAGCTTGTAGGCGCCGACGGTGCCCTGCCACTTgcccgtcttcttctccaagtACTTGGTCAAAAGCGGCAGCAAGCCAGTGACAAGCGCCTCGGCACTCAAATTATTAAACAGCGCATCCAGGCCATACTGGGCTGCCTCGCGTACGACGGCGCCCTTATCAGCCAGTGCGTCCAGCGCACAAGGCACAAGTCCCTCGTCCTGCAGCAGGAAGACGACCTCGGAGGTGGGTTGTTTCGGTGGGAAGCGCTCAAAGATGGCGCCGAGGAGGTTCTGGCTGCTCTCCCTCTTGAGACCGTTCTTCTTGTCGgcggcagccttcttgagGTCAGTCAGGACGCCGTACTGGGTCAGGCCCGCGTAGCCGACCGAGTTGAGCAGCAGCTCGCACAGGCCGTAGCTGGCATCGACAGAGGCGGCAGAAGTCGGGGCATTGAaaatggtgttgatgaagcCAGCGACGTCCTCCTGCgacggcggcggaggagcgTCTTTGGACACCATTGTCGGTGGTGAGACAGGGTGAGGCATCGTGAAGAGCCTCGAGAAAATGTTTCGAGAGACTGGAACCGAAGGTGTCGAGGAATCAATCGGGTGGTGATTTGAAATGTCTGGATCCTGCCCCTCCTTGGGTGCGCGCGAATGGAGTTCTTGGAATCCGCACGCggtctctctctctctctcgtcCCTTTGTAACAGAACACGAAGGGATGACAGGATTTAAAACGGAAgaaaaagggaaagggaaagctGAGACTGCACCGACTCAAACTTTGTTGGAGCAGAATAAGTCTCCGACAACAAGGCTTGTTGCAATTTGAGTTGGGCCTTGCCTTGCTGACTCCAACCTTGGACCAATGTCATGTACCTTGTACTCTCACTGACAGCACTCATTCCCTCTCATTTCTTTGGCTCAAATTTTTTTTGAAATTTTCCCCTTGCCCGCTTATCGTGgctgttgccgccgccaacttttTCTTATCACCCCACCACAGAGGTCCATGCAAGGAGGGCCCACTCATTCTCTGCCCGGTACGTACCAGCTGACTGACCCATGTGCCATTCAATTGTCCTCTGCCCATCCACAGGCACTCATGATGCAGCCgggctggtgtctggtctttAAAGCTCCAAATCTTCCACGTGGGGTTGCTTGTTGACGTCGTTGGAGTAGATGCGTACCATCCCGGTACATGAAAGCGATCTATCCCGAGTGTCTGAGGCAGTTTGCCAATTTGGCACAAGCCCATTCTCCTCGTCTGACATTGATTCCCTTCTTGTCCCAGTCCGTCCATCTTGCAACATACCGTCACATCACTTCAAAATACCAAAGACTCCAATATTACTCGCCTTCTATTGCAGACCCAGCGGCCTCACCACGTATTCTATGTATATAATCGCAGCACTCCCAAATCTCGCAAGTCTGCTAAACGATAAAAGAAAGCTCAGGTCGCTGAGGGTATAATAAACAAAAAGACATTACGAATAATTCCCATGACGTCCATCCCCTCTCATGTCCACTCTCCCTATTCCCTTTCCTTGCCGAAAATGACAAAAGATAAAATATCAACTCGGAATGGTTGGCCGTTACCTCTGATGAGATCGATTAAAACGAAGGTATTGACAAAAATAGTGATAAAAGAAACGGTAAGCCCATTATACAAACGCTACAACGCAGTAGCGCTCCGAAATATACACACACGCCGACCATGCAGAAATCCGCAATCGCTTCGCCATACCTCGGTGCCTGCTTATTCACGACTTTGTCCACGTAGAGCAACAGGGCCTTGGAAACCCCGTGAGCCGGGCACTGACACTGCGTCCATCTCAAGACCCTGTGAGTTCTTTCGTCGTCTTTGGCTAAAGTGTGGGCCGAGTCGCTGGTCACCAGGTTGATACTTGCCCTTGAATCGGTAGTACGCTGGTGACCGAGGCCGGCAAAGAACAGAAACCAGGTTCTTGAGCCAGTTGCCTTGGCTGTAGGCTCTGTAGCGTTCCTTCTTTGCAAATTTGTGTGAATTGATGTACTCTCGGGTGGTCTCTCCGCGTGCCATGAGGAACAAGTGGTAACCCATGAGGCCGGCAGGATACACGATCAAGATCACGCCAATAATAACAAGAGCAAATGGGACCCGGAAGTCGTCAATAGACTGGCCAAACGAAATATTCTCGCGATTCATATGTATGAGGATTTGCGTCAGGCTGGTGCCAATTAAATACGCTGCCAATATGGTGGCCGATGTAACAAATGTAAAGAAATATCGGTAGTTGCGTTTGCCAACGCAGTTGTTTAGCCACACACAATGGTGGTCGTGCGTCTCTACGCAATTATCGCACAAACGGCAATGATGAGCACGGGGTGGCCGCCAAATGTTGCAGGTTCTGCAATGCTTGACCGGAacttccatggcagcagcCGAGGACTCGGCGGACTTGACCAGAGTCCAGTCATTGGTTGGCGGCCCTAGACGAAGAGGATCATCCTGGTCGGCCACGGGCGGGAACTGGTGAAGGTTGCGAGGCAGAATCTGTATGAAGTCAGTATCATAAAAGTACCTGGCAACCATTTCGTCTGATGTGACTTACGCCCGGGTCTGAAACAGAGGCATGGATAAAGGAAGAGAGGCAAATGTAGGTCAGGTACGCAAAGGTAATAGGAATGGCAGGAGAAACGTTGTGCCACAACCAAGGTGCCTCGAAGCCGTAAAAAAGAGCACATGGAATGACTACAAACGCCCCCGTAGCAATATTGATGGGCGTATGcttggtgttttgccatCGCCCCCCAAAGCAAAAGACGGTATTACCGTCAAAGTATTGATGCACACGACCGACAGTCTTTCCTTGTGAATCCGCAGCCATCGGCCGGGGTATTGAATGTGGTTCCGCAGGGGGAAACTGCGGCGATGAAGCCGTAGAGGAGAGTTTCTCAGCACCTTCAGTGTCCCTGTGCCGACTGGACTGTGCTTGTTCCACCTTTCCAGGCAAAAGGAAGCTGGAGCGGAAGGACCTTGTCGACTTGACGGGACTGGGGAGGCCCGCAAGGTCTCTGTAGCTCCTATCCACATTGACATTCAAGTGTCTGCTCTGGTCGGATCGACCCTGCAGCGGCCGCACACTATCGGACATGCTGGCTGTGGGATAATGTCCCGTCGTCGGACTGGCGTTGGCGGTAAGACGATCAAAAGTTTCCTGGTCCGTCATTTCGGTACCTCGTGACGGCGGGGGTCGCAGACTCTCTCCTCCACTCAACTTGTGCTGTAGTTGAGCAAGACTTTGAATATTCTCTCCGCCACTCGCTCCGTCAATGACGCTGCCGCCCATGTCCGTCTCGTTATCGTCGATATTCGCAGGCGGTGGGTGTAGCTGCTGGTTCATTGGAACTGATCTGGCACTGGCTCCTCGTTGTGCCTGTAGTTTTTGGGAACTCATGGGTCGAAAGAAGGCGCCAGAGGTCAATGAAGGAACGTGACTTCGCGTCGTTAAACTAGGTGCTCGTCCCGAAGCAGTCGTGCTGGCAACGCTCCCCCTCTTTGGTTGCTGAACCCCAAGTGTCAGGCCCCTTCTCGTACCCGCTCCGGCCCAGGCGGCTTTGGACGACGTGCCTGTCCTGGCAGTTTCTGGTCGTGAGGTATCGGGATTCTTGATCTTTGCttcgcctccatcatcactcGCGATATCCGTCATACGCGAGGAAACAGCGCTTACAGGTCGCTGATTGCTGCCGCCAGAACGAGGAGGAGCACGGCCGCTGGTATCGCCTGGTGACACGGCCCTTTCCGCCGGGTCCTGggaagccatgatggtgatgcactATGCTTTATGATGTCGTCGTCTATTGGCGTTACAGCATAACGGGGTTTCCGTGTCGTGTGACAATAGGCTTTATGTCGATGGCCGCAACAATTATCCACAGGGTATTTGCCGCCGTTGTTGCACAAACAGAGGATGAACTCGCAGGGTAGATCCGTTGGTAGATGTCGTGTCCCGCTCTCGCAATGCACACAAAATTGACTTAAGTCGTAGTGGGATGATTAGGTTTACCGTGTAGAAGCAGGAAAAAGGAAAGTTGCAACCGGATGTGTTGGATATCGAGGAGAGAGGGGTCATTCGAGGGAGAAAGATGGGTGGAAATGCGAGAGTTGGTCGCCCAAGATATTAAAAAGGGTCGAAAAGGAGCGAAGCGAcacgagacgagacgagagAAGAATCTGAACAACACAGCACCGGATCGTTGCAAAATCGGTCGAATA
It contains:
- a CDS encoding palmitoyltransferase erf2 (similar to Coccidioides immitis RS XP_001246669.1), which gives rise to MASQDPAERAVSPGDTSGRAPPRSGGSNQRPVSAVSSRMTDIASDDGGEAKIKNPDTSRPETARTGTSSKAAWAGAGTRRGLTLGVQQPKRGSVASTTASGRAPSLTTRSHVPSLTSGAFFRPMSSQKLQAQRGASARSVPMNQQLHPPPANIDDNETDMGGSVIDGASGGENIQSLAQLQHKLSGGESLRPPPSRGTEMTDQETFDRLTANASPTTGHYPTASMSDSVRPLQGRSDQSRHLNVNVDRSYRDLAGLPSPVKSTRSFRSSFLLPGKVEQAQSSRHRDTEGAEKLSSTASSPQFPPAEPHSIPRPMAADSQGKTVGRVHQYFDGNTVFCFGGRWQNTKHTPINIATGAFVVIPCALFYGFEAPWLWHNVSPAIPITFAYLTYICLSSFIHASVSDPGILPRNLHQFPPVADQDDPLRLGPPTNDWTLVKSAESSAAAMEVPVKHCRTCNIWRPPRAHHCRLCDNCVETHDHHCVWLNNCVGKRNYRYFFTFVTSATILAAYLIGTSLTQILIHMNRENISFGQSIDDFRVPFALVIIGVILIVYPAGLMGYHLFLMARGETTREYINSHKFAKKERYRAYSQGNWLKNLVSVLCRPRSPAYYRFKGKYQPGDQRLGPHFSQRRRKNSQGLEMDAVSVPGSRGFQGPVALRGQSRE